The Papaver somniferum cultivar HN1 chromosome 3, ASM357369v1, whole genome shotgun sequence genome includes a region encoding these proteins:
- the LOC113360206 gene encoding pre-rRNA-processing protein TSR1 homolog, producing the protein MVQEALRVAAKAVVLDLQPEMKIMKEIKLKGTPLKIKQRKSLIKFEPEDVDVVEFIGSPIWTQSGNRGHVNEAAKRDGIAKCTFKRKMRMSDIVFMRVLHEPR; encoded by the exons GAAGCGCTTCGGGTAGCAGCAAAGGCTGTCGTTCTTGACTTACAGCCtgagatgaagataatgaaggaaatCAAGCTGAAAGGAACTCCTCTAAAAATCAAGCAGAGGAAGTCTCTTATCAAGTTTGAACCAGAagatgttgatgttgttgaattTATAGGTTCACCTATTTGGACTCAGAGTGGAAATCGGGGGCATGTTAACGAG GCGGCAAAGAGAGACGGGATTGCTAAATGCACGTTTAAGAGGAAAATGCGTATGAGTGACATTGTTTTCATGCGTGTGTTGCATGAA CCCCGCTGA